One window from the genome of Hymenobacter sp. YIM 151858-1 encodes:
- a CDS encoding UPF0489 family protein yields the protein MSDIVSHPAGGEKSVEVAVFQSHRYAFFFWAQWTRNHQLCPPCLVSIDWHQDLCYPGPHEKEWLDKLNTHDDKEVAAFSWASLSSNNDDHVLAAAYLNLIGDVYVLCRQGRDWHDEKLRDKFGNEHTIKKFKTPESLQKALASSTEKAVYLDVDLDFFAIKDAYKRKMKASDYMSKLDIEALFDAKQPLMSWVYQRLAGFTIATEPEYCGGLKKSNELLDTLTSVLFKPGLFEKNSNWRHLRVKKQSEGAA from the coding sequence ATGAGCGACATCGTGTCGCACCCCGCTGGTGGTGAAAAGTCGGTTGAGGTGGCTGTTTTCCAATCGCACCGCTATGCCTTCTTCTTTTGGGCACAGTGGACCCGGAATCACCAGCTGTGTCCGCCGTGCCTAGTCAGCATTGATTGGCATCAGGACTTGTGCTATCCTGGGCCGCACGAGAAAGAGTGGCTAGATAAGCTGAATACCCATGATGACAAGGAAGTAGCGGCCTTTAGCTGGGCCTCGTTGTCTTCCAACAACGACGACCATGTTTTGGCCGCGGCCTACCTCAACCTGATTGGAGACGTCTATGTGCTATGCCGGCAGGGTCGGGATTGGCACGACGAAAAGCTTCGGGACAAGTTTGGAAACGAGCATACCATCAAGAAGTTCAAAACCCCAGAGTCGTTACAAAAGGCGCTAGCTTCCTCCACGGAGAAGGCCGTGTATTTGGATGTTGACCTTGATTTTTTTGCTATCAAGGATGCCTACAAGCGCAAAATGAAGGCATCGGACTACATGTCCAAGCTAGACATCGAAGCCCTTTTCGATGCAAAGCAGCCGTTAATGAGTTGGGTTTATCAGCGCCTCGCCGGCTTTACCATAGCCACAGAACCCGAGTACTGCGGCGGGCTTAAGAAGTCGAATGAGCTTCTAGACACGTTGACTTCAGTTCTATTCAAGCCGGGCCTGTTCGAAAAAAACAGCAACTGGAGACACCTTCGAGTTAAAAAGCAAAGCGAGGGAGCTGCATAG